From the Nodularia sp. NIES-3585 genome, one window contains:
- a CDS encoding ABC transporter permease produces the protein MQTKKKLDQLWIVRCFAALLLFGQVLLHLLQGKTYYRKILQHMVTAGPASVSPVILVSGFAGMIFTIQTARELVRFGAVDAVGGAFALAFCRELAPLLTASIIAGQVGSAFAAEIGAMRVTEQIDALYMLKTNPIDYLVLPRVIACILMMPIMMVFALVMGITGGLFAAAKFYNIDPEAFLESVRTFLEPSDLLMVLVKGLIFGAIVGINGCSWGLTTQGGAKEVGESATTAVVTTWVLIFMMDFFISVLMFDKPIP, from the coding sequence TACTCTTTGGTCAGGTACTGCTGCATTTACTCCAAGGAAAAACTTACTACCGGAAAATTTTGCAACACATGGTAACAGCCGGGCCGGCTTCGGTGTCTCCGGTTATCCTTGTCAGTGGATTTGCCGGGATGATTTTTACTATTCAAACTGCTAGAGAATTAGTCAGATTTGGTGCAGTAGATGCGGTAGGGGGTGCTTTTGCTTTGGCTTTTTGCCGAGAATTAGCGCCACTTTTGACAGCTAGTATTATTGCAGGACAAGTAGGTTCGGCTTTTGCAGCAGAAATAGGTGCTATGCGAGTTACAGAACAAATCGATGCACTTTATATGCTGAAAACAAATCCTATTGATTACTTAGTGCTTCCTAGAGTAATTGCTTGCATTTTAATGATGCCAATTATGATGGTTTTTGCTTTAGTTATGGGTATCACTGGCGGACTTTTTGCCGCAGCAAAATTTTACAATATTGATCCTGAAGCTTTTTTAGAGTCTGTGAGAACTTTTTTAGAACCATCAGATTTACTTATGGTTTTAGTCAAAGGTCTGATTTTTGGAGCTATAGTTGGTATAAATGGCTGTAGTTGGGGACTCACCACTCAAGGAGGCGCAAAAGAAGTTGGAGAATCGGCAACGACAGCAGTTGTCACAACTTGGGTATTAATTTTTATGATGGACTTTTTTATCTCTGTATTGATGTTTGACAAGCCTATACCTTAA
- a CDS encoding DUF1350 family protein → MDWKEIRGNWVLIPPKPIGMIHFLGGAFVATAPHLTYRWLLEQLANKGYVIIATPFVNTLDHIAIAKTVLLNFERTIERLQDSGALRQLYLPTYGLGHSMGCKLHLIIGSLLPVERAGNILISFNNYAAKEAIPLVEQLNSTFLVEFTPSPLETNRMIQESYNIRRNLLIKFSNDTIDQSAPLTKILQARFSEMVTTQTLPGTHTTPLGQDIKWQPGASFTPLDALGQWFRQEVYRDLNQLKRTILLWINPLSPP, encoded by the coding sequence ATGGACTGGAAAGAAATTAGAGGTAACTGGGTTCTCATTCCCCCAAAACCCATCGGGATGATCCATTTTCTGGGAGGTGCATTTGTCGCCACTGCACCCCATCTCACTTATCGCTGGTTACTGGAACAACTGGCCAATAAAGGGTATGTTATTATTGCTACTCCATTTGTGAATACATTGGATCACATTGCGATCGCTAAAACTGTACTGCTGAACTTTGAACGCACCATAGAACGATTACAGGACTCTGGGGCATTACGCCAGCTTTATCTCCCTACTTATGGACTAGGGCATAGTATGGGTTGTAAACTTCACTTGATCATCGGGAGTCTCCTACCTGTAGAACGTGCCGGAAATATTTTAATTTCTTTCAACAACTACGCCGCTAAGGAGGCTATTCCTTTAGTAGAACAGCTAAATTCTACTTTCCTGGTTGAGTTTACTCCCTCGCCACTGGAAACCAACCGCATGATCCAGGAAAGCTACAATATCCGCCGCAATTTATTAATAAAATTTAGTAACGATACCATTGACCAATCAGCACCTTTAACCAAAATCTTACAAGCCCGCTTTTCTGAAATGGTTACTACACAAACCCTACCCGGTACTCACACTACACCTTTAGGTCAAGATATCAAATGGCAACCAGGAGCATCATTTACTCCCTTAGACGCTTTAGGGCAATGGTTTAGGCAAGAAGTATACCGAGATTTGAACCAGCTAAAACGCACCATTCTTTTGTGGATAAATCCGTTGTCACCGCCATAA
- a CDS encoding PP2C family protein-serine/threonine phosphatase: protein MFQILVIDDDISIQTLLKRMLEKQGYRVVAASNGEEGIAQAIAYHPALVICDWIMPGLNGLEVCKRMKTDPNLSTTFFIFLTSLDSIADRVKGLDAGADDFISKPIEKNELKARVRAGLRLHQLSQDLHTQKLLLETELAEAAEYVRSLLPLPATEPFSINSRFIPSRQLGGDCFDYYWLDSDYLAIYLLDTAGHGLKAALPSISVLNLLRSRALKGLNYYQPSDVLKALNQTFQMNYQNDKYFTIWYGVYNRVNRELIYASAGHPPAILLSGTSSKKTEIQLLRTPGMPVGMFPESKYVDAYCNIDKSSSLYIFSDGAYEITKLDGTLWSLDAFIQILVSLQNTIDRQLDQVLNYLVALNSKEAFDDDLSILQINFD, encoded by the coding sequence ATGTTTCAAATCCTGGTAATTGATGATGATATTTCTATACAAACACTCCTGAAGAGGATGTTAGAAAAACAGGGCTATAGAGTAGTTGCTGCTAGTAATGGCGAAGAGGGAATTGCTCAGGCGATCGCTTACCATCCAGCACTAGTTATTTGTGATTGGATTATGCCAGGATTGAATGGACTAGAAGTCTGTAAGCGCATGAAAACAGACCCTAATTTATCCACGACTTTCTTTATTTTTCTCACATCTTTGGATTCAATTGCTGATCGTGTTAAAGGACTGGATGCTGGTGCTGATGATTTTATCTCTAAACCGATAGAGAAAAATGAATTGAAGGCCAGAGTCAGAGCCGGATTGCGCTTGCATCAGTTAAGTCAAGACTTACACACTCAAAAGCTACTCTTAGAAACAGAATTAGCCGAAGCCGCAGAGTATGTGCGATCGCTTCTACCTTTACCAGCAACCGAACCCTTCAGCATCAATTCTCGATTCATTCCTTCCCGACAACTCGGCGGCGATTGTTTCGATTACTACTGGCTAGATTCTGACTATCTAGCTATTTACCTCCTAGATACAGCCGGACATGGACTCAAAGCCGCTCTCCCCTCAATTTCCGTGCTAAATCTCTTACGTTCTCGTGCCTTAAAAGGGTTGAATTATTATCAACCGAGTGATGTCCTCAAGGCTTTAAATCAAACTTTTCAGATGAATTATCAAAATGATAAATATTTTACTATTTGGTATGGCGTTTATAACAGAGTTAATCGGGAGTTAATTTATGCAAGTGCTGGTCATCCACCAGCAATATTACTATCAGGCACATCTTCTAAAAAGACTGAAATTCAACTACTGAGAACTCCTGGAATGCCAGTCGGGATGTTTCCAGAATCTAAATATGTTGATGCGTATTGCAATATTGATAAATCTAGTAGCCTCTATATTTTCAGTGATGGTGCTTATGAAATTACAAAATTAGATGGCACACTTTGGAGTTTGGATGCTTTTATTCAAATACTTGTTAGTTTACAAAACACTATTGATCGCCAACTTGATCAGGTATTGAATTATCTTGTGGCTTTGAACTCCAAAGAGGCTTTCGATGATGATTTATCAATACTACAAATTAATTTTGATTAA